One segment of Polyangiaceae bacterium DNA contains the following:
- a CDS encoding FIST C-terminal domain-containing protein: protein MAARSFCTSTTSSESVARALRETRAAVPSPSAGIVFVAGGAAHVRNVAEQVRSTWQGVPTVIVPGAGVLHERAEIEGTAATAGLLWKQGKAVPFAVGEPADDAEALGENIGRAFGPKATTALVFHHAEAFDPETLEGIAKTSPTTHVFGAGTVSRAGMIITSDGNLIEAPAVGLALSGMARPITATSSACRVISSFEPIEEIAGGLVLRVGNQHALDALSRCSVDKSPDQDPPPVVFAALADPNETTTDGRVRYFIRPIRGIDTTRRGIMIGDDARIGMKMGFALRDATTARTELDTTARFVAQNLLGSAPSFGIYLTCAGRGQNFYGTPDVEVRILRQRFGDLPMAGMHSAFEISPRDNGSPRFELYTSVLALFRTLS, encoded by the coding sequence ATGGCCGCCAGGAGCTTCTGCACGAGCACCACATCGAGCGAATCGGTCGCACGCGCACTGCGCGAGACGCGAGCTGCAGTGCCATCGCCTTCGGCGGGTATCGTCTTCGTGGCGGGCGGAGCTGCGCACGTGCGCAACGTGGCCGAGCAAGTTCGAAGTACATGGCAGGGTGTGCCCACGGTCATCGTTCCGGGAGCAGGCGTGCTTCATGAACGCGCGGAGATCGAAGGAACCGCCGCCACAGCAGGTCTGCTTTGGAAGCAAGGAAAGGCCGTTCCCTTCGCCGTCGGTGAACCGGCGGATGATGCAGAAGCCTTGGGCGAGAACATCGGACGAGCCTTCGGGCCGAAAGCCACGACGGCCCTCGTTTTCCACCACGCCGAAGCTTTCGACCCCGAGACGCTCGAAGGTATCGCGAAGACGAGCCCCACGACGCACGTGTTCGGCGCAGGCACGGTAAGCCGCGCGGGGATGATCATCACGAGCGACGGGAACCTCATCGAAGCACCCGCCGTCGGATTGGCTTTGAGCGGTATGGCTCGTCCCATCACGGCCACATCGAGTGCATGCCGTGTCATTTCCAGTTTCGAGCCCATCGAAGAGATCGCCGGGGGCCTCGTGCTCCGCGTTGGCAATCAACACGCCCTCGATGCGTTGTCTCGATGTTCCGTCGACAAGTCACCGGACCAAGACCCGCCTCCCGTCGTCTTCGCCGCCCTTGCGGATCCGAACGAGACGACGACCGATGGCCGCGTTCGATATTTCATCCGCCCGATTCGCGGCATCGACACGACGCGACGTGGAATCATGATTGGCGATGACGCGCGGATAGGAATGAAGATGGGCTTCGCGCTGCGCGATGCGACCACGGCGCGCACCGAGCTCGACACGACGGCGCGGTTTGTCGCTCAAAACTTGCTTGGTTCGGCGCCGAGCTTCGGCATTTACCTGACGTGCGCCGGACGTGGTCAGAACTTCTACGGAACGCCCGACGTCGAAGTGCGCATCTTGCGGCAACGTTTCGGCGATCTGCCCATGGCGGGGATGCATTCGGCGTTCGAGATCAGCCCGCGGGACAATGGCTCGCCGCGCTTCGAGCTGTACACGAGCGTGCTCGCACTGTTTCGGACGTTGAGTTAG
- a CDS encoding protein kinase, which produces MTVADNKATSTSSVPLSEAPTGLLVSSAPSDRIGGRYTLLGLLGAGGMGTVYRARDEELDEVIALKMLLPEFVEELGMLERFRREVKLARRVTHKNVARVFDIGEHGSAKYLTMEYIEGETLSAMVARQGAMPVPQVVDIATAICAGLSAAHAAGVVHRDLKPENVMMAKDGRVVIMDFGIARAHVEDASRTQVGAAIGTPAYMSPEQVQGLADIDARADIYAFGAMLYELLTGVQPWRGDSIVAIAAARLVQPPPDPCVKRPGLPVSCGELVKRCMARDRAERFASAEEVAAALANVTMVSAQPASSSLSVASMTSLSATPMTNTAVVAAIPEAAASKEKTVAVLPFRNNGPPDDEYLAEGLTDDLIDTLSMTAGLKLRPRGVVMRFKGVDQDPRDIGRELGVQVVVEGSVRRTPAGLRITARVLSVADGFQLWAKRFDRPEKDLFVVNDEVAKAIAEALTVDMTSPARQAPTDPAAVELYLRARAEYRKFWQPSVQVAVGLLEQALQRAPEDSTILSGYASALARLSFYNGDHAVTAKAAAEKALAAAPHLPEAHLAMGHALMQLGDMPGAVRALRQAISRSPSNAESHWVLGMILLESGPLDDAARSLETALGLDPALPAAARMLARVACTRGMWERAYQLLDKSRPIDGEFSYWMHLLRFALWHRDEATIERAIAAMDAMENRSPLVQAIIDSFRERHTRGSNDYLREMAFGQSAGWRRTAYFLQLDAERAAFAGDVSRMLGSMRLSAENNLQDLMWFDHCPLFDSHRTLPEFVQARAIVASRAQAVVDAYRGR; this is translated from the coding sequence ATGACGGTCGCGGACAACAAGGCAACATCGACCTCTTCTGTGCCGCTCAGTGAAGCTCCAACGGGGCTGCTCGTTTCGAGTGCTCCGAGTGATCGCATCGGGGGACGCTACACGCTCCTTGGGCTGCTCGGTGCGGGCGGCATGGGCACCGTGTATCGCGCTCGTGACGAGGAGCTCGACGAAGTCATCGCGCTCAAAATGCTTCTGCCCGAGTTTGTCGAAGAGCTCGGGATGCTGGAACGTTTTCGTCGCGAAGTGAAACTTGCACGGCGAGTCACGCACAAGAACGTCGCACGCGTGTTCGATATCGGAGAACACGGCTCCGCGAAGTACTTGACGATGGAGTACATCGAGGGCGAGACGCTGAGCGCGATGGTTGCGCGCCAAGGCGCGATGCCCGTGCCGCAGGTGGTCGACATCGCGACGGCGATTTGTGCAGGGCTATCGGCGGCGCATGCAGCAGGTGTCGTGCACCGTGATCTCAAGCCCGAGAACGTGATGATGGCCAAGGACGGGCGTGTCGTGATCATGGACTTCGGCATTGCGCGTGCTCATGTCGAGGATGCATCGCGCACGCAGGTAGGCGCTGCCATTGGCACACCTGCGTACATGTCGCCCGAGCAAGTACAGGGGCTCGCGGATATCGACGCGCGGGCCGACATTTATGCTTTCGGCGCGATGCTGTACGAGCTCTTGACGGGCGTGCAGCCGTGGCGAGGGGATTCGATCGTGGCGATTGCTGCAGCAAGGCTCGTTCAGCCGCCGCCTGATCCGTGCGTCAAGCGGCCGGGTTTGCCCGTGTCGTGTGGTGAGCTCGTCAAGCGGTGTATGGCGCGCGATCGTGCCGAGCGATTCGCGTCGGCGGAAGAAGTGGCAGCCGCGCTGGCCAACGTGACGATGGTGAGCGCACAGCCTGCTTCAAGCTCACTTTCGGTCGCATCGATGACGAGTTTGTCGGCGACGCCAATGACAAACACGGCGGTGGTTGCTGCAATTCCGGAAGCCGCGGCATCCAAAGAAAAGACCGTCGCGGTGCTGCCGTTTCGCAACAATGGTCCGCCCGATGACGAGTACCTTGCGGAAGGGCTCACCGACGATCTCATCGATACGTTGTCGATGACTGCAGGCTTGAAGCTCCGTCCGCGTGGCGTCGTGATGCGCTTCAAAGGCGTCGATCAAGATCCACGTGACATCGGTCGTGAGCTTGGCGTGCAAGTCGTCGTCGAAGGAAGCGTGCGGCGCACGCCTGCGGGGCTGCGCATCACCGCGCGCGTGCTCAGTGTGGCCGATGGTTTTCAGCTTTGGGCCAAGCGCTTCGATCGTCCGGAGAAAGACCTGTTCGTCGTCAACGACGAAGTCGCCAAAGCGATCGCCGAGGCACTTACGGTCGACATGACATCGCCCGCGCGACAAGCACCGACGGATCCAGCGGCGGTCGAGCTGTACCTGCGAGCGCGCGCCGAATATCGCAAGTTCTGGCAACCGAGTGTGCAGGTCGCGGTAGGACTGCTCGAACAGGCACTTCAACGCGCGCCGGAGGATTCGACGATTCTATCGGGGTACGCGAGCGCGCTCGCGAGGTTGTCCTTTTACAACGGCGACCACGCGGTGACTGCAAAGGCGGCTGCGGAGAAAGCACTTGCTGCGGCGCCGCACCTGCCCGAGGCACACCTCGCGATGGGCCATGCGCTCATGCAGCTTGGCGACATGCCTGGTGCCGTGCGGGCGTTGCGACAGGCCATCAGCCGTTCACCATCGAATGCCGAATCGCATTGGGTGCTCGGCATGATTCTCCTCGAGTCCGGCCCGCTCGACGATGCCGCAAGATCGCTCGAAACCGCGCTGGGCCTCGATCCCGCGCTGCCCGCTGCGGCCCGTATGCTTGCACGAGTCGCCTGTACACGAGGCATGTGGGAACGCGCGTACCAGCTTCTGGATAAGTCGAGGCCGATAGACGGGGAGTTTTCCTACTGGATGCACCTGCTTCGTTTCGCCTTGTGGCATCGTGACGAAGCGACGATCGAGCGAGCAATCGCAGCCATGGACGCCATGGAAAACCGCTCGCCGCTCGTGCAGGCGATCATCGACTCGTTCCGCGAAAGGCATACACGCGGCAGCAATGACTACTTGCGCGAGATGGCCTTCGGACAAAGCGCCGGATGGCGGCGCACCGCATACTTCTTGCAACTCGACGCGGAAAGAGCCGCGTTTGCCGGAGACGTGTCGCGGATGCTGGGCAGCATGCGCCTTTCCGCAGAAAACAATCTGCAAGACCTCATGTGGTTCGATCATTGCCCCTTGTTCGATTCTCACCGAACGTTGCCCGAGTTTGTCCAGGCACGCGCGATCGTCGCGTCGCGCGCGCAAGCCGTCGTTGACGCGTACCGCGGGCGCTAA
- a CDS encoding D-alanine--D-alanine ligase, translating to MKRRAVRRRVGVIMGGSSSDREATLSAGHAVADALGARGHDVVRLSVGASFGSELWASIQRARIDVAFLALSGRLGEDGCIQGLLELARIPYTGSSVLASALAMDKLKAKEMFRLHNVPTPPYYTVTVDDDLSDIADLHGSFGYPVIVKPRGEGASHGISRVTNIEELQNALEMAFDFDDVALVERFVTGLEFNVAILDGEVLGAVQVTPPVARFDMENRNDCAPFTLSPQRERGVVNLAERAARALGCRGAVCVDVLVTAGENEYVLEVNTQPVLSPDGLFARAAAQKGYDFGALCESMLDGGRLYQSARRRPRVDALMASAYRQTNVVAPAPMLKSVG from the coding sequence ATGAAGAGGCGAGCGGTGCGAAGGCGTGTCGGCGTGATCATGGGCGGCTCGTCGTCCGATCGGGAGGCGACGTTGTCTGCTGGACACGCGGTTGCGGATGCGCTCGGCGCGCGCGGCCATGACGTCGTGAGGCTTTCGGTTGGCGCGAGTTTCGGCTCCGAGCTTTGGGCTTCGATTCAACGTGCGCGTATCGACGTCGCGTTTCTCGCCTTGTCCGGCAGGCTCGGCGAAGACGGCTGCATCCAAGGGCTGCTCGAGCTTGCTCGCATCCCGTACACCGGCTCGAGTGTCCTCGCGAGCGCTCTCGCCATGGACAAGCTCAAGGCCAAAGAAATGTTTCGCCTCCACAATGTGCCGACGCCTCCGTATTACACCGTCACCGTCGACGATGACCTTTCAGACATCGCCGATTTGCATGGCTCCTTTGGGTATCCCGTCATCGTCAAGCCGCGTGGTGAAGGGGCCAGTCACGGCATTTCCCGCGTAACGAACATCGAAGAGCTGCAAAATGCCCTCGAAATGGCGTTCGACTTCGATGACGTGGCGCTCGTCGAGCGGTTCGTCACGGGACTCGAATTCAATGTCGCCATACTCGATGGCGAGGTCCTCGGCGCGGTTCAGGTGACGCCTCCAGTGGCTCGATTCGATATGGAAAATCGTAATGATTGCGCACCTTTCACGCTATCGCCGCAACGTGAGCGTGGCGTCGTCAATCTCGCCGAAAGGGCTGCTCGCGCACTTGGCTGCCGAGGCGCCGTATGCGTCGATGTGCTCGTAACGGCTGGCGAAAACGAATATGTTCTCGAGGTCAATACGCAGCCGGTGCTTTCGCCCGATGGGCTGTTTGCCCGTGCCGCAGCTCAAAAAGGTTATGATTTCGGGGCGTTGTGCGAATCGATGCTCGATGGCGGACGCCTCTATCAATCCGCTCGCCGCCGTCCCAGGGTCGACGCGCTCATGGCCAGTGCCTATCGCCAAACGAACGTCGTTGCTCCCGCGCCCATGTTGAAGTCCGTCGGCTGA
- a CDS encoding DUF4912 domain-containing protein yields the protein MPLPERYNVDEIVGIAVEPTTVYLYWEVRPIVLARAHARRSEGTMVVRIVAVTPSWDGPIVEQRDLPIDALYGDAYVRSVRPGSNVRIAVGWLEHGDFAPFAIGDPVAMPRKEPAFAVASTVVRWTPEGMPLMVPPGQTLEVPVIPGFDLTSLVKEAQLPPVPPSMEREQLGERWPTFDLGQRGLPANEQDRAPRSMLGGASELVRPGEQRQR from the coding sequence TTGCCGCTTCCCGAAAGGTACAACGTCGACGAGATCGTGGGCATCGCCGTAGAGCCCACCACCGTGTACCTCTACTGGGAAGTTCGTCCGATCGTGCTGGCTCGGGCGCATGCACGCCGTTCCGAAGGGACCATGGTCGTGCGCATCGTTGCGGTCACACCGAGCTGGGATGGCCCGATCGTCGAGCAACGTGATCTACCGATCGATGCCCTCTATGGCGATGCCTACGTGCGCAGCGTGCGGCCTGGATCGAATGTTCGCATCGCCGTGGGATGGCTCGAGCACGGCGACTTTGCTCCGTTTGCGATTGGTGATCCCGTGGCGATGCCTCGCAAAGAGCCTGCATTTGCCGTGGCTTCGACCGTCGTTCGGTGGACGCCGGAAGGCATGCCTCTCATGGTTCCGCCAGGACAAACCTTGGAAGTACCGGTCATTCCGGGCTTCGACCTGACGTCTTTGGTAAAGGAGGCGCAACTGCCGCCCGTGCCTCCATCCATGGAACGAGAACAGCTTGGCGAAAGGTGGCCCACGTTCGACCTTGGTCAGCGAGGTTTGCCGGCAAATGAGCAAGACCGCGCGCCTCGATCGATGCTTGGCGGCGCGAGTGAATTGGTGCGTCCCGGCGAACAACGACAGCGCTAA
- a CDS encoding tetratricopeptide repeat protein, translating into MDRHKLDGLTREELVALASELGIVRPRSLTVPELIDEIISRTASSEREKARSRGWLGRARSLLASVIERGLHLPDVAKALRNAPSSKPWPVAPPPLATMTLAEIYAAQGHLDKALHVLDEILAREPEHADARSLRQRLDTQNTAKKRPEAPSKRDDVSAPIEAKTTVETKEAVANEPAPPVAFAEAPEAVEAPSPAAESAPATVEPEAAAAPSSAAPDTDKMPPVQSAPEEPSAAREVDQQEAPVEEPAEKNRSVSRGGAGCRAFV; encoded by the coding sequence ATGGATCGGCACAAGCTCGATGGTTTGACGCGGGAGGAACTGGTTGCGCTGGCCAGTGAGCTTGGCATCGTTCGCCCGCGTTCCCTCACGGTTCCCGAGCTCATCGATGAAATCATTTCTCGCACGGCGTCGAGCGAGCGGGAAAAGGCGCGATCGCGCGGGTGGCTTGGGCGGGCGCGCAGCCTGCTCGCGAGCGTCATCGAGCGCGGTCTGCATTTGCCCGATGTTGCAAAAGCACTCCGTAATGCGCCGTCTTCGAAGCCTTGGCCCGTTGCACCGCCGCCCCTTGCAACGATGACGCTCGCCGAAATCTACGCAGCTCAGGGACACCTCGACAAAGCGCTGCATGTCCTCGACGAGATCCTCGCGCGCGAGCCCGAACATGCGGATGCACGTTCGCTGCGCCAGCGTCTCGATACGCAGAACACCGCAAAGAAGCGGCCCGAGGCGCCTTCGAAACGAGACGACGTTTCAGCTCCGATCGAAGCGAAGACGACCGTCGAAACGAAAGAAGCGGTTGCGAACGAGCCTGCTCCGCCCGTGGCTTTCGCCGAAGCGCCGGAAGCGGTCGAAGCTCCGTCGCCTGCTGCGGAATCTGCACCCGCAACAGTTGAGCCCGAAGCTGCTGCAGCGCCTTCGAGCGCCGCGCCGGATACCGACAAAATGCCTCCTGTTCAGTCGGCGCCGGAAGAACCCAGTGCCGCTCGCGAAGTCGATCAGCAGGAAGCGCCGGTCGAAGAACCAGCGGAGAAAAATCGAAGCGTCTCCCGAGGAGGAGCCGGCTGCCGCGCGTTCGTTTGA